The Sphingobium aromaticiconvertens genome has a segment encoding these proteins:
- the gorA gene encoding glutathione-disulfide reductase has protein sequence MSDYDVDLFVIGAGSGGVRASRVAAAHGAKVAVAEEFRVGGTCVIRGCVPKKLLIYGAHFAEDLKDARRFGWNVPDCGFEWTTLRDNVLGEVDRLEGLYKNTLDSHKVEVIPERATVTGPHELTLASGRTLTAKYILVATGAWPMLPDVEGAEHGITSNEVFHLDKCPERMVIVGGGYIANEFAGIFHQLGTHVTIVNRSGTLLRGYDESVRDRLLQISMTKGINFRFNAEFEKIEKNEDGTMCIRMKNGDPIACDTLMFATGRRPHTDGLGLENAGVALDEKGAIKVDDYNKTSCESIYAVGDVTNRVQLTPVAIREGHAFADTVFGDNPRTVDYGCIPSAVFSHPPLAGVGMTEAEARNKLGTVKIYTSDFRPMKNVLAGREERALYKMIVDATTNRVVGLHMIGPDAPEILQAAAIAVKAGLTKQDFDDTVALHPSMAEELVLLK, from the coding sequence ATGAGCGATTATGATGTGGACCTGTTCGTCATTGGTGCGGGGTCCGGCGGGGTTCGTGCCTCGCGTGTTGCCGCAGCGCACGGCGCAAAGGTCGCGGTGGCTGAGGAGTTTCGCGTCGGCGGCACCTGCGTCATTCGCGGCTGCGTACCCAAGAAGCTGCTAATCTATGGCGCGCATTTCGCCGAAGATTTGAAGGACGCCCGCCGCTTTGGCTGGAATGTGCCCGATTGCGGGTTCGAATGGACGACCCTGCGCGACAATGTGCTGGGCGAAGTCGATCGACTGGAGGGCCTCTACAAGAACACGCTCGATAGCCATAAGGTGGAGGTCATCCCCGAGCGGGCGACCGTCACCGGCCCGCACGAGTTGACGCTGGCCAGTGGTCGTACCTTGACGGCAAAATATATACTGGTTGCGACCGGCGCCTGGCCGATGCTGCCAGACGTCGAGGGAGCCGAACATGGCATCACCTCGAACGAGGTGTTCCACCTCGACAAGTGCCCGGAGCGCATGGTCATCGTTGGTGGTGGCTATATCGCCAATGAATTCGCCGGGATCTTCCACCAACTCGGAACCCATGTGACCATCGTCAATCGCAGCGGCACCTTGCTGCGCGGCTATGACGAGAGTGTGCGTGATCGATTGCTCCAGATTTCGATGACGAAGGGCATCAATTTCCGCTTCAACGCCGAGTTCGAGAAGATCGAGAAGAATGAGGATGGCACGATGTGCATCCGCATGAAGAATGGCGATCCGATCGCCTGTGACACGCTGATGTTCGCGACCGGCCGTCGTCCACATACCGATGGGTTGGGGCTTGAAAATGCAGGCGTGGCGCTGGATGAGAAGGGCGCGATCAAGGTCGACGACTATAACAAGACGAGTTGTGAAAGCATTTATGCGGTCGGGGATGTCACCAACCGTGTGCAATTGACTCCCGTTGCCATTCGCGAAGGGCATGCCTTTGCCGACACGGTGTTCGGCGACAATCCGCGCACGGTCGATTATGGCTGCATCCCGTCCGCCGTATTCAGCCATCCTCCCTTGGCAGGCGTCGGCATGACGGAGGCGGAGGCCCGCAACAAGTTGGGCACCGTCAAAATCTATACCTCCGACTTCCGGCCGATGAAGAATGTGTTGGCAGGACGGGAGGAGCGGGCGCTCTACAAGATGATCGTGGATGCGACCACCAACCGCGTCGTCGGCCTGCACATGATTGGCCCGGACGCGCCGGAAATCTTGCAAGCGGCGGCTATCGCGGTGAAGGCGGGTCTGACCAAGCAGGATTTCGACGACACCGTGGCCTTGCACCCCAGCATGGCCGAGGAGTTGGTCCTTCTGAAATGA